From Thermus brockianus, the proteins below share one genomic window:
- a CDS encoding sigma-70 family RNA polymerase sigma factor, producing MANKSETIRNLYQQGKSVSEIAKELGLTYQRVYSTLRRAGLLQVKSPPSEGKADPKAYSRFIEGLEILSVELLEVQAKLERPPQKGAPLQPVFGRSEPFGPEKIKDGFRAGLELQLDFQDSLGTFGFLRLRVAASYQSGVFPDASFFQTFSQRNLPVNLWPYLRFYVDFLTSQMGLPRLVLPALKF from the coding sequence ATGGCTAACAAATCGGAAACCATCCGAAACCTCTACCAACAAGGGAAGAGCGTTTCGGAAATCGCCAAGGAGCTGGGGCTTACCTATCAACGGGTCTATAGCACCCTGCGCAGAGCAGGGCTTCTCCAGGTCAAGAGCCCCCCATCCGAAGGGAAGGCAGACCCCAAGGCCTATAGCCGCTTTATTGAGGGGCTAGAAATCCTATCCGTGGAGCTCCTAGAGGTCCAAGCTAAGCTGGAACGCCCTCCGCAGAAAGGCGCACCTCTGCAACCCGTTTTCGGCCGTTCCGAGCCCTTCGGGCCGGAGAAAATAAAGGACGGGTTTAGGGCCGGTTTGGAGCTCCAGCTGGACTTTCAGGACTCCCTTGGCACCTTTGGCTTTCTCAGGCTCCGCGTGGCGGCCAGCTACCAAAGCGGCGTGTTCCCCGATGCCTCTTTCTTCCAAACGTTTAGCCAACGGAACCTGCCCGTAAACCTCTGGCCGTACCTGCGCTTTTACGTGGACTTCCTAACCAGTCAGATGGGCCTCCCACGCCTCGTGCTTCCTGCACTTAAGTTTTGA